One region of Leishmania panamensis strain MHOM/PA/94/PSC-1 chromosome 28 sequence genomic DNA includes:
- a CDS encoding MRP protein-like protein (TriTrypDB/GeneDB-style sysID: LpmP.28.2620), producing MHFSRVSVPGIKRVITICSAKGGVGKSTTSVNVALSLKNMGYRVGLVDADITGPSIPTMMGVEGSQVETYRVAGSDRFGPPMNFGVKVMSMGLIVPYDEAIAVRGPMVNKYIRALLFQTDWDELDYLLIDMPPGTNDVHLTITQEVTLSGAVIVSTPQKVALIDVRRGIDLFAAVNAPVLGLVENMSYFQCDGCDTRHYLFGHGGVAHAAAELGVPFLGEIPFVSRIMQDTDEGIPPALRGDATLEAAKPYYELAERIHATLDGSERDTAGGGKGRVDRHAAPAPEPTITFE from the coding sequence ATGCACTTCTCCCGTGTTTCGGTGCCGGGCATCAAGCGTGTCATCACCATCTGTAGCGCCAAGGGCGGTGTAGGCAagtccaccacctccgtcaATGTTGCTCTTTCGCTGAAGAACATGGGGTACCGCGTCGGCCTCGTCGATGCAGACATCACAGGGCCGTCCATTCCTACGATGATGGGAGTGGAAGGCTCGCAGGTCGAGACGTACCGCGTTGCCGGCAGCGACCGTTTCGGCCCGCCCATGAACTTTGGTGTGAAGGTGATGAGCATGGGGCTCATCGTCCCCTACGACGAGGCCATCGCCGTGCGTGGGCCTATGGTGAACAAGTACATCCGCGCCCTGCTCTTCCAAACCGATTGGGACGAACTCGACTACCTCCTCATCGACATGCCGCCCGGCACCAATGACGTGCATCTCACAATCACGCAGGAGGTCACGCTCTCCGGCGCTGTTATTGTCTCGACGCCGCAGAAGGTAGCGCTCATCGACGTGCGGCGTGGCATTGACCTGTTCGCGGCTGTGAATGCGCCGGTGCTGGGGCTTGTGGAGAACATGAGCTACTTCCAGTGCGACGGCTGCGACACGCGACATTACCTCTTCGGCCACGGTGGCGTGGCacacgcggcggcggagtTGGGCGTGCCGTTTCTCGGAGAAATCCCGTTTGTGAGTCGCATTATGCAGGACACCGACGAGGGTATACCTCCGGCACTGCGCGGAGACGCGACGTTGGAGGCGGCGAAGCCGTACTACGAGCTTGCCGAGCGCATCCACGCCACCTTGGACGGGAGTGAAAGGGACAcggctggcggtggcaaagGGAGGGTTGACCGACACgctgcccccgcccccgAGCCGACCATCACATTTGAGTGA
- a CDS encoding hypothetical protein (TriTrypDB/GeneDB-style sysID: LpmP.28.2630) → MTHHSHSARTASVAVALTMIVMAALCCTSAECISATPHTRFESERLLVRILESSEAVTPIRSAPPGTAEVTGSLLRVMANALPAHASPNPERRPDETSQVRFTLAFAAGRVHEAANQARAVSPGVVAMGAVATTPAGKSPTLQASLSVQLSHRPLANGEEVHSVEQLSKASPLSPSHQRKQLVPSSYKAAGQLSAQQGSLKGTATEAVLVPRTVSINSSEEVLSSEGDYGAVLSSGVIASFTVALIFAGLLLILVLVEVCGMVIASVKHRRMRATREAKGADGPAELKRGDFRDTAGCVPV, encoded by the coding sequence ATGACCCATCACAGCCACTCTGCAAGGACGGCTTCGGTTGCCGTGGCGCTGACGATGATTGTCATGGCCGCGCTCTGCTGCACGTCGGCGGAGTGCATCTCCGctaccccccacacacgttTCGAAAGCGAGCGCCTACTCGTGAGGATTCTGGAGTCATCTGAGGCAGTGACGCCGATCCGGAGCGCACCGCCGGGCACTGCGGAGGTCACAGGTAGTCTGTTGCGCGTGATGGCAAACGCACTCCCAGCGCACGCATCGCCGAACCCGGAGCGCCGACCAGATGAGACTTCACAAGTGAGGTTCACGCTGGCGTTCGCGGCGGGACGAGTGCACGAAGCTGCAAACCAAGCTCGTGCCGTCTCACCCGGCGTCGTTGCTATGGGCGCTGTTGCGACCACTCCGGCTGGCAAGTCACCCACGTTGCAGGCATCATTGTCCGTGCAGCTTTCGCACCGCCCTCTCGCAAATGGGGAGGAAGTGCACtcggtggagcagctcagCAAGGCATCGCCGTTGTCGCCGAGTCACCAGCGCAAGCAGCTGGTGCCGTCCTCGTACAAGGCGGCCGGGCAACTTTCGGCGCAGCAGGGCAGTCTAAAGGGCACCGCAACTGAGGCAGTACTTGTGCCAAGGACGGTAAGCATCAATTCCTCTGAGGAAGTGCTAAGCTCAGAGGGTGACTACGGCGCCGTTCTCTCCAGTGGCGTAATTGCCTCCTTCACCGTCGCCCTCATCTTCGCTGGCTTGCTGCTGATTTTGGTGTTGGTGGAGGTTTGTGGAATGGTTATTGCGTCCGTGAAGCATCGCCGGATGCGCGCGACCCGAGAGGCGAAGGGTGCCGATGGACCGGCCGAGCTCAAGCGCGGTGACTTCCGCGATACCGCCGGCTGCGTGCCGGTGTAA
- a CDS encoding hypothetical protein (TriTrypDB/GeneDB-style sysID: LpmP.28.2640), giving the protein MAASGGDVAQPLPKSAVEATGAGESATVSAAGAAESSPHDSFPSELHVGHPQGGQHGSGSSIGDDSDSVEVEVEEEIDVCPVYEDDGMTVRALRTRGGYELTLDERDLLEDVAGGDEKDAAADGAASSPCSAPPSAAATVEEDEEADDDNHDEHDYGVPFVAKVDQTANSAAAAESEDVAADTDLPVEAEAEEWSHLDFDDEDEDEEEAALDEVVLVAVVEQLLQCCEADDLDPQMSAEAARFISAAKPLLEQLTKEVISPAEFVQRMDRDLRRFQRIYKSVYRPRDSPVVIEGVVTDL; this is encoded by the coding sequence ATGGCGGCGTCTGGCGGTGATGTGGCTCAGCCGTTGCCCAAGAGCGCTGTCGAGGCTACGGGTGCCGGCGAGTCTGCGACGGTGAGTGCTGCAGGGGCGGCCGAGTCGTCCCCACATGATTCATTTCCCTCAGAGCTGCACGTGGGCCACCCCCAAGGGGGGCAGCATGGTAGCGGGAGCTCTATTGGCGACGACAGTGACAGCGTCGAggtcgaggtggaggaggagatcgacGTGTGCCCGGTGTACGAGGATGACGGCATGACGGTGCGTGCTCTGCGAACACGTGGTGGGTACGAGCTTACCTTGGACGAGCGCGACTTGCTCGAAGACGTAGCAGGGGGAGATGAGAAGGATGCGGCAgcggacggcgctgcgtcctCACCCTGCTCGGCGcccccctccgccgctgctacagtcgaagaggacgaggaggctgATGATGACAATCATGACGAGCACGATTATGGTGTGCCATTCGTCGCGAAGGTTGACCAGACAGCCAAttcggcagctgcagcagaaaGCGAAGATGTGGCTGCAGACACAGACTTGCcggtggaggcagaggcggaggaatGGAGTCACCTCGACttcgacgacgaggacgaggatgaagaggaggcggcgctggacgAGGTAGTCCTTgtcgcggtggtggagcAGCTACTGCAGTGCTGCGAGGCTGACGACTTGGACCCACAGATGAGCGCCGAGGCGGCCCGCTTCATCTCTGCCGCCAAGCCGCTGCTTGAGCAGCTGACCAAGGAGGTGATCAGTCCAGCCGAGTTTGTTCAGCGCATGGATCGTGACctgcgccgcttccagcGCATCTACAAGAGTGTCTACCGTCCCCGTGACTCGCCGGTTGTCATTGAAGGCGTCGTGACCGATTTGTGA
- a CDS encoding eukaryotic translation initiation factor 4e, putative (TriTrypDB/GeneDB-style sysID: LpmP.28.2650), with protein sequence MNPSAAAFIPQKSNAKGEPTPSSVAAVAKPPSAQLVTKLSAAAQPFVPGGPKQMSATPMVADTKAVTEDGKTTAPLPTDSLPNSAAAAGAAKKEVDENEDSQLDWLPEAQPVDWSGSKLPKLFGCHNTAAKATSSAIPLHASWDLYADDHQGSSNTASHSSPSSTMSFEPIFVSNVSDVESFWRLWRYLPTPSALPTVYTYSWFRKYIKPEWEHPRNKKGGTITIVVFDRDRSGLSDKQVLDDVFMAMLVGAVGESFHECSTTLNGVMLKVRSNKPVTLQLWTAHSEVGKLRAFANSVRDALSKIMGAKMLQKLEYYSHHQKHAAENSLAARMKGKTKISPDHTF encoded by the coding sequence ATGAACCCGTCTGCCGCAGCATTCATACCACAGAAAAGCAATGCGAAGGGGGAGCCAACGCCGTCCTCGGTGGCTGCGGTCGCCAAGCCGCCGTCAGCGCAGCTGGTGACCAAGCTGAGCGCGGCCGCCCAGCCATTCGTTCCTGGTGGCCCAAAGCAGATGTCGGCGACACCGATGGTCGCCGACACCAAAGCGGTCACTGAGGACGGAAAGACGACTGCGCCACTGCCAACCGACTCGTTGCCCaactctgccgctgctgcgggtgcagcgaagaaggaggtggaCGAAAATGAGGACTCTCAGCTGGACTGGCTGCCGGAGGCACAGCCCGTGGACTGGTCGGGGAGCAAGCTGCCGAAGTTGTTTGGCTGCCACAACACGGCCGCCAAGGCGACTTCAAGCGCCATCCCACTGCACGCCTCGTGGGATCTCTACGCTGATGATCACCAAGGTAGCAGCAATACTGCGTCCCATAGCTcccccagcagcaccatgtCCTTCGAGCCTATCTTCGTCTCGAACGTCAGTGATGTGGAGAGCTTCTGGCGGCTATGGCGATACCTACCGACACCCTCGGCACTGCCGACTGTCTACACGTACTCGTGGTTCCGCAAATACATCAAGCCCGAGTGGGAGCACCCGCGCAATAAGAAGGGTGGCACCATCACTATTGTTGTCTTCGACCGCGACCGCTCCGGCTTGAGCGACAAGCAGGTTCTGGATGACGTCTTCATGGCTATGCTCGTCGGTGCCGTCGGCGAGAGCTTCCATGAGTGCAGCACGACGTTGAACGGTGTTATGCTGAAGGTGCGGTCCAACAAGCCCGTCACGCTACAGCTCTGGACGGCGCACTCGGAGGTGGGCAAGCTGAGGGCCTTCGCGAACAGCGTCCGTGATGCGCTCAGCAAAATTATGGGCGCGAAGATGCTGCAGAAGCTAGAGTACTATTCCCACCATCAAAAACACGCCGCGGAGAATAGCCTCGCCGCCCGCATGAAGGGCAAGACAAAGATTTCGCCTGATCACACGTTCTAG